A window from Opitutia bacterium ISCC 52 encodes these proteins:
- a CDS encoding adenylosuccinate synthetase codes for MATPPFSSRIIADTGISYGDEGKGRLIYEAISELQETTGQDDPVAVVLKVNGGANSGHTAGGLKLNLLPAGVIAKTVPHLAVGAGVVADPRKFIWEAKPLEARGYDVINRLAIDERSMVSDLTHRLLDLAIEYYRENILEETPRGSTGRGISPSFSDETSQWQTYYASFRDTKEAFQKKLAQKCDRAVRIIQHVCQLPEDKWDDLFDTLTKAEVRANQESIESGDFTEDEFDFDQFKGDAPFSINVERLTDVYWEAGQALVAQVTDVREVILQALENEKYIIGEFGQSYWLDKRQGFSPNVTASHSFTPEIFNSAGIPVQPVHTIGVAKAYDTKVGTHLFITQFEENDHLGNFLKKLEFGTSTGRQRMVGWYDAVEKGDALRYGGFQDLMINKLDALSHNNEWSGSLKICVAYENSNGKRVNHVPRDDSYRTELKPIYETYEGWPEDISGVRNFDDLPANAQLYVAGMVKATCDVAYENSSTDEFVNLRYIGVGPDPEQIIRDVPETKELLKLLNQSAGV; via the coding sequence ATGGCAACGCCCCCATTTTCCTCTAGAATTATCGCCGACACCGGGATTAGTTACGGTGACGAAGGTAAGGGCAGACTCATTTACGAAGCGATTTCGGAACTACAGGAAACGACTGGACAAGACGATCCAGTGGCCGTCGTTCTGAAGGTTAACGGAGGTGCCAACTCGGGTCATACAGCAGGGGGATTAAAACTGAACCTGCTACCGGCCGGTGTGATCGCCAAGACCGTACCGCATCTGGCTGTAGGTGCAGGTGTTGTTGCTGATCCACGCAAATTTATCTGGGAAGCCAAGCCATTGGAAGCTCGTGGGTATGATGTGATAAACCGTCTCGCCATCGATGAGCGCAGCATGGTGTCAGATCTTACGCACCGCTTATTGGATCTAGCGATTGAGTATTACCGGGAAAACATTCTGGAGGAAACTCCTCGAGGTTCAACCGGCCGTGGCATTTCGCCTTCGTTCTCAGATGAGACCAGTCAGTGGCAGACCTACTACGCTTCCTTCCGAGACACCAAAGAAGCATTTCAGAAGAAGCTGGCTCAAAAATGTGATCGCGCTGTGCGAATCATCCAGCACGTTTGCCAACTTCCAGAAGATAAGTGGGACGATCTATTCGACACCCTGACAAAAGCAGAGGTACGAGCCAATCAAGAGAGCATTGAAAGCGGGGATTTCACGGAAGACGAATTTGATTTTGACCAGTTCAAGGGGGATGCTCCTTTCAGTATCAATGTTGAGCGTCTTACCGACGTTTATTGGGAAGCAGGCCAAGCACTGGTGGCCCAAGTAACCGACGTTCGCGAAGTGATCTTGCAGGCACTCGAGAACGAAAAATATATCATTGGCGAATTTGGACAGTCTTACTGGTTGGATAAGCGCCAGGGATTCTCTCCCAATGTGACCGCGTCCCACAGCTTCACTCCAGAGATCTTTAACTCGGCCGGCATCCCCGTTCAGCCGGTGCACACGATTGGAGTAGCCAAAGCCTACGATACTAAAGTGGGCACACATCTGTTCATCACCCAGTTCGAGGAGAACGACCATCTTGGCAACTTCTTGAAAAAGCTGGAGTTTGGAACTTCAACGGGTCGCCAGCGTATGGTCGGCTGGTATGATGCAGTAGAGAAAGGCGATGCCCTTCGTTACGGTGGCTTTCAGGACCTGATGATCAATAAGCTCGATGCGTTGAGTCATAACAATGAGTGGTCAGGATCTTTGAAAATCTGCGTAGCCTACGAGAATTCCAACGGGAAACGGGTGAATCACGTTCCTCGTGACGACAGCTACCGCACGGAATTGAAACCGATTTACGAAACCTACGAGGGTTGGCCAGAAGACATATCTGGTGTTCGCAACTTCGATGACTTACCTGCCAACGCGCAGCTGTATGTAGCAGGTATGGTAAAAGCGACCTGTGATGTTGCCTACGAGAATTCATCGACAGACGAGTTTGTTAATCTTCGCTATATCGGAGTTGGCCCAGACCCAGAGCAAATCATTCGCGATGTTCCGGAGACCAAAGAATTGCTGAAGCTGCTAAACCAATCTGCCGGCGTTTAA
- a CDS encoding IMP dehydrogenase, which translates to MENMKHPLDAEYYLPAEKFFQQNAPTGLTYDDISLATRYSEVLPSEANLETRLSDNLTLQIPILSADMDTVTESEMAVAMSLNGGIGIVHYNMENKRQVKQVARVKHHIHGLIQEPVTISPDKYIGDVLDIIERKNFNFRTFPVVDESGRLMGLLSGSVVRERYRSIEVMKAMTPRKNLFTLNEKNIDGDPIAAADRFFNEYIGIHKILVINDDDQLKGLFTLSDVEQITAEKSSILKPSRDSNFRLRCGAAVTGIRDKDGKINRDATLEHIQNLVDENVDVVAVSSAHAHTLGMGQLVKLIRGAFPDLTIIAGNVTSAAGVEFLAGCGANAIKVGQGPGSICTTRVVAGVGIPQLTAIHVASREAAKLGVTIIADGGITKSGDMVKALTLANAVMLGSLLAGCRESPGEIIEINGQLYKQYRGMGSHAAMKAGSAARYGHNKKQVDRKVAAEGIEALKELSGPLDKVLSEYIGGIQSGMGYLGAPTLPDLRNRARYIRVSPAGQRESTTHDVIEIKTPKEN; encoded by the coding sequence ATGGAAAACATGAAACATCCGCTGGATGCGGAGTACTACCTTCCCGCAGAAAAGTTTTTCCAGCAAAACGCGCCCACCGGGCTGACCTACGACGATATTTCTCTGGCGACCCGGTACTCGGAAGTGCTGCCCAGCGAGGCAAACCTGGAAACTCGACTCTCAGATAATCTGACCCTTCAGATTCCCATCTTGTCGGCCGACATGGATACCGTGACCGAATCCGAAATGGCCGTCGCCATGTCACTCAACGGCGGGATTGGCATCGTCCATTACAACATGGAAAACAAGCGGCAAGTAAAGCAAGTCGCTCGGGTAAAGCACCACATTCATGGCCTGATTCAAGAACCCGTCACGATATCGCCCGATAAATATATCGGAGACGTGTTGGATATTATTGAGCGCAAGAACTTCAACTTCCGCACCTTCCCTGTCGTCGACGAAAGCGGTCGGCTCATGGGCCTGTTGTCAGGTTCGGTTGTTCGCGAACGCTATCGGAGTATTGAAGTCATGAAGGCGATGACACCCAGGAAAAATCTTTTTACCTTGAATGAGAAAAATATCGATGGGGATCCCATTGCCGCTGCTGATCGATTTTTCAATGAGTACATCGGTATACACAAGATCCTGGTTATTAACGACGATGACCAACTCAAGGGATTGTTCACCCTGAGTGACGTTGAGCAAATCACAGCAGAAAAAAGCTCTATTCTTAAACCCAGCCGTGACTCTAATTTCCGCCTCAGGTGTGGAGCCGCGGTCACTGGTATTCGCGATAAGGATGGAAAAATCAATCGCGACGCTACTTTGGAACACATCCAAAACCTGGTTGATGAGAACGTCGACGTCGTCGCTGTCTCCTCCGCTCACGCGCATACCTTGGGTATGGGACAGTTGGTCAAACTCATCCGCGGTGCCTTTCCGGATCTCACGATCATAGCCGGCAATGTAACCAGTGCTGCGGGTGTCGAATTTCTGGCTGGCTGCGGAGCCAACGCGATCAAAGTAGGGCAAGGCCCTGGATCCATTTGCACGACTCGGGTGGTCGCTGGAGTCGGTATCCCCCAATTAACTGCTATTCATGTCGCCAGCCGCGAGGCAGCCAAGCTTGGGGTCACCATCATCGCCGATGGCGGTATCACCAAATCAGGTGACATGGTAAAAGCACTCACCTTGGCCAATGCAGTTATGCTAGGTAGCCTACTTGCAGGTTGCCGAGAGAGCCCTGGCGAAATTATCGAGATCAACGGACAACTTTATAAGCAATATCGAGGCATGGGAAGTCATGCAGCGATGAAGGCAGGATCCGCCGCTCGCTACGGTCATAACAAGAAGCAAGTCGATCGCAAGGTGGCGGCTGAAGGGATCGAGGCCTTGAAAGAGCTATCGGGGCCATTAGATAAGGTGCTTTCTGAATATATCGGAGGCATCCAGTCCGGGATGGGTTACCTGGGAGCGCCCACCTTGCCCGACTTAAGAAATCGTGCCCGCTATATTCGTGTGTCGCCGGCCGGCCAAAGAGAGTCGACCACGCATGATGTCATAGAGATCAAGACCCCTAAAGAAAACTAA
- the menC gene encoding o-succinylbenzoate synthase produces MNYHFQYLPYRRNFCRPLATAHGVWQHREGIVLRLERDDGAFGFGEVAPVPWFGSETYETALMWCDEIGKRHIQDPRDVIGEKMPCFNWAIHSAVDALQSEPGQASFPVAALASDSDSISGKQAQGFQTFKLKIGASDLQTDLKSVGAAIAELEEGQQLRLDANGGLSERDFKAWLEYLEGQPIEYLEQPLGIGLENRMLEIAEPFSTTIALDESIAGLDSLLHWKDWPGILVVKPSLLGWIGDEALPDLVGSSVFETAFGFEAALQFLARRQITNTAIGFDTNVLLEADDWSIHESGPILKAGTVINAQLQSLWEDKYETLS; encoded by the coding sequence ATGAATTACCATTTCCAATACCTTCCATACCGGCGTAATTTCTGCCGACCTTTGGCGACTGCGCATGGAGTGTGGCAGCATCGCGAGGGTATTGTACTTCGACTTGAAAGGGATGATGGCGCCTTTGGCTTTGGCGAAGTTGCGCCTGTTCCCTGGTTTGGTTCTGAAACCTATGAAACCGCTTTGATGTGGTGTGACGAAATTGGGAAACGTCACATCCAGGACCCTAGGGATGTGATCGGAGAAAAGATGCCCTGTTTCAATTGGGCTATCCATTCTGCGGTCGATGCCTTGCAATCCGAGCCTGGGCAAGCTTCTTTCCCCGTCGCGGCCCTGGCTTCTGACTCCGATTCTATTTCAGGAAAGCAGGCCCAAGGGTTTCAAACCTTTAAGCTTAAGATTGGTGCCAGCGATCTGCAAACGGATCTGAAAAGCGTGGGAGCAGCGATTGCCGAGCTGGAAGAGGGGCAGCAATTACGGTTGGATGCGAATGGGGGTCTTTCCGAGCGTGACTTCAAAGCCTGGCTGGAATATCTGGAAGGCCAACCGATAGAGTATTTGGAACAGCCGCTGGGAATAGGGCTCGAAAATCGCATGCTGGAAATTGCGGAGCCGTTTTCCACCACGATTGCCTTGGATGAATCGATTGCTGGACTTGATTCACTGCTTCACTGGAAAGACTGGCCCGGGATCTTGGTCGTCAAACCCAGCCTTTTAGGCTGGATAGGGGATGAGGCTCTACCTGACCTGGTAGGGTCGTCTGTATTTGAAACTGCCTTCGGATTTGAAGCGGCACTACAATTCTTGGCCCGTCGCCAGATTACGAATACGGCGATTGGGTTCGATACCAATGTTTTGTTGGAAGCGGACGATTGGTCGATTCATGAATCCGGCCCGATTCTCAAGGCTGGCACAGTAATAAATGCTCAATTGCAATCACTCTGGGAGGACAAGTATGAGACCCTTTCCTGA
- a CDS encoding AMP-binding protein, with protein sequence MRPFPESLDALLTRPFLTSPDWERFSSLVQKRFEEIDSGESVLCAEVDSTDAVAVVFATLLKGGGVFLGNPAWRQHEWQRVTDQAGFHKVFGKALVTADPASAKPFEDARIMIPSGGSSGVIRFCVHSLDTLEAAVESLYKHELQRSLNGFISLPVYHVSGLMPVWRALLTGGVVRFVDWKALEGGQFPVPIASPCSISLVPTQLARLARSDAGLSFLHGLDKIYIGGAKTPRRWVQFIRGEKLPVEFVYGATETAAMVLYGTRGDTDESGATWGQALPAVSVCFSDKEELIIRSGSLFRGYYPEDQAHEDYYTGDVGRWVSEGLLEVMGRKDFIINTGGKKVNPEEVESVLASLITGASAVAGLPDMEWGEAVVAVVEEDLNQAEVRELINQLSRKLASYKVPKQVITGVSIPRSGMGKVNRRRLRQFLL encoded by the coding sequence ATGAGACCCTTTCCTGAATCATTGGACGCATTGTTGACTCGGCCCTTTCTTACGAGCCCTGATTGGGAGCGGTTTAGCTCACTGGTCCAAAAGCGCTTCGAAGAGATTGATTCTGGAGAGTCGGTCTTATGTGCGGAAGTCGACTCCACAGATGCGGTGGCCGTGGTTTTTGCCACTCTGCTCAAAGGGGGAGGAGTGTTCCTGGGAAATCCAGCCTGGCGGCAGCATGAATGGCAGCGGGTAACGGATCAGGCCGGTTTTCACAAAGTATTTGGTAAAGCACTGGTGACTGCCGATCCTGCATCGGCCAAACCATTTGAGGATGCCCGCATCATGATACCCTCCGGAGGATCGTCAGGAGTGATTCGGTTTTGTGTCCATTCTTTGGATACGCTTGAAGCTGCAGTAGAATCCCTTTATAAGCATGAGTTGCAGAGATCTTTGAACGGTTTCATTTCCTTGCCTGTGTATCATGTCAGTGGCTTAATGCCCGTTTGGAGGGCTCTCCTGACCGGAGGTGTGGTCCGTTTCGTTGATTGGAAGGCATTGGAAGGCGGACAATTTCCAGTCCCTATCGCTTCTCCATGCTCGATTTCCCTGGTACCAACTCAGCTGGCTCGGCTCGCCAGGTCGGACGCAGGGCTTTCATTCCTGCACGGTCTCGACAAGATCTATATAGGCGGAGCTAAAACTCCTCGCCGTTGGGTGCAGTTCATTCGCGGAGAGAAGTTGCCGGTCGAATTTGTATATGGAGCCACGGAGACGGCGGCCATGGTCCTTTATGGAACGCGCGGGGATACCGATGAATCGGGGGCCACCTGGGGCCAGGCGCTTCCTGCTGTAAGCGTTTGTTTTTCCGATAAGGAAGAGCTTATTATTCGATCCGGATCCCTGTTTCGTGGTTATTATCCCGAGGATCAAGCGCATGAAGATTATTATACGGGGGACGTAGGTCGCTGGGTATCCGAAGGCTTGCTGGAGGTTATGGGACGTAAAGACTTTATCATCAATACCGGCGGAAAAAAGGTGAATCCGGAAGAAGTGGAATCGGTCCTGGCTTCCCTGATTACTGGAGCCTCAGCAGTAGCCGGATTGCCAGATATGGAATGGGGTGAAGCCGTGGTCGCGGTGGTTGAAGAAGACCTGAACCAAGCAGAAGTAAGGGAGTTAATTAACCAGCTGTCGCGTAAGCTGGCTTCTTACAAGGTGCCCAAGCAAGTCATTACCGGTGTTTCCATTCCACGCTCAGGGATGGGTA